The following are from one region of the Chloracidobacterium sp. genome:
- a CDS encoding ankyrin repeat domain-containing protein: MSKRRMIESIAVANPCTKAWDEMAGNDQVRFCTHCEKSVTDLSSMRRKDALRLVRSSGGKLCVRYVEHPKTKEPLFAERLIQISRRAPTIAAGVMGASISLASLTYAQGDGRLTRTPENQETAALRPADDQKTAVQGRGSLSGTMVDPVGAVIPGGQIYVKNDATGTSRTVATDASGQFSFNGIDAGSYTITATAPGFKRIVIERVAVNENANTDQTVRAEARELYITTGVVAISVTEYRSLLSSAIQDDEPETVRDLIANGANVNEREEDGTTPMFAAVERGNFEIVRMLVEQGARVNARNDEKQTPLMRLDDDSPPELAEYLLNAGAKVNAVDKEGSTALMKAAKYASAEIVRLLINAGADVNAADKKGWTALMHAAYGDDLEKVRLLLNAGAEVNAKNDEGETAWDQTTNEEVEDLLVAHGAIVDDSDDADDDEAPEESDEPPSE; encoded by the coding sequence ATGTCTAAAAGACGAATGATCGAATCGATAGCGGTCGCGAACCCGTGCACGAAAGCATGGGACGAGATGGCCGGAAATGACCAGGTAAGATTTTGCACCCATTGCGAAAAGAGCGTTACGGACCTTTCGTCAATGCGGCGAAAAGATGCATTACGGCTGGTACGCAGTTCGGGCGGAAAGCTCTGCGTTCGGTACGTCGAGCATCCCAAGACGAAAGAACCGCTTTTCGCCGAGCGGCTGATCCAGATATCGCGCCGGGCGCCGACGATCGCCGCAGGCGTGATGGGCGCATCGATCAGCCTTGCATCGCTGACGTATGCGCAGGGTGACGGCCGATTAACGCGAACGCCGGAAAACCAGGAAACGGCGGCGTTGAGGCCGGCCGATGATCAGAAAACAGCGGTTCAGGGACGTGGCTCATTGTCAGGAACAATGGTCGATCCGGTTGGTGCGGTCATTCCCGGCGGACAGATCTATGTAAAGAACGACGCGACCGGCACATCAAGAACCGTTGCGACCGATGCGTCGGGCCAGTTCAGCTTCAACGGCATCGACGCCGGCAGTTACACGATCACTGCCACTGCGCCCGGGTTCAAACGAATCGTCATCGAGCGCGTCGCTGTCAATGAGAACGCAAACACAGACCAAACGGTGCGGGCCGAGGCCAGAGAGCTATATATAACGACGGGCGTCGTCGCGATCTCGGTCACCGAATACCGAAGCCTGCTCTCGTCGGCGATCCAGGACGACGAACCCGAAACGGTCCGCGATCTGATCGCGAACGGAGCGAACGTGAACGAGCGCGAAGAGGACGGCACAACGCCGATGTTTGCGGCGGTCGAGCGCGGAAATTTTGAGATCGTCAGAATGCTCGTCGAGCAAGGTGCAAGGGTCAATGCGCGAAACGACGAAAAGCAGACGCCCTTGATGAGGCTTGACGACGATTCGCCGCCTGAGCTTGCCGAGTATCTGTTGAATGCCGGAGCAAAAGTGAATGCGGTCGATAAGGAAGGTTCGACCGCCTTGATGAAGGCCGCAAAGTACGCCTCGGCCGAGATCGTGAGGCTGCTGATCAATGCCGGTGCCGACGTCAATGCAGCCGACAAGAAAGGATGGACGGCGCTGATGCATGCGGCATACGGGGACGACCTGGAAAAGGTCCGGCTCCTGCTCAATGCCGGTGCCGAGGTCAACGCGAAGAACGATGAAGGCGAAACGGCGTGGGATCAGACGACGAACGAAGAGGTCGAGGATCTGCTTGTTGCCCATGGTGCGATCGTCGACGACAGCGATGACGCAGATGACGACGAGGCCCCGGAAGAAAGCGACGAACCGCCGTCGGAATAA
- a CDS encoding S8 family serine peptidase, with the protein MQKDGSHVLSTPLRLDADERFTGRGVTIAFLDSGFYPHVDLTTPKNRILGYRNLLHGDGDLNSLFQPDVASWHGMMTSVVAAGNGSLSNGFYRGLAPEADVVLVKLARTGRITDDNIREGLEWVLANKERFSIRVVNISAGGDDEQSYLNDPLSQAVEQCTAAGITVVCAVGNAGHLPDHPVVPPASAPSCIAVGGLDDKNSMNRAKRGMYRSSYGPTIDGLQKPEVIAPSIWVPAPILPNTPTAQQASLLEKLDKSSDDELHTIIRDNPLIDAELDAALDREVHSIRQIITLKLRRENVITKHYKYVDGTSFSAPIVSSIVAQMIEANPTLTPQKIKKILISSAERLPHYEVDRQGWGVVDPRRAVDLALRST; encoded by the coding sequence ATGCAGAAAGACGGTTCGCACGTGCTCTCGACGCCGCTGCGTCTTGATGCCGACGAGCGTTTCACAGGACGCGGCGTGACCATCGCATTTCTCGATTCGGGGTTTTACCCTCACGTCGATCTGACGACGCCGAAGAACCGCATCCTCGGTTATCGCAATCTGCTGCATGGCGACGGCGATCTTAATTCGCTTTTTCAGCCGGACGTCGCAAGCTGGCATGGGATGATGACCTCGGTCGTCGCGGCCGGAAACGGATCGCTCTCGAACGGATTTTATCGCGGCCTTGCTCCGGAAGCTGATGTCGTCCTTGTAAAGCTCGCCCGGACCGGCCGGATCACCGACGACAATATTCGCGAAGGGCTCGAATGGGTGCTCGCCAACAAGGAAAGATTCTCGATCAGGGTCGTCAACATATCTGCAGGCGGCGACGATGAGCAAAGCTATCTGAACGACCCTCTGTCACAGGCGGTCGAGCAATGCACCGCAGCCGGGATCACTGTAGTTTGCGCCGTCGGTAACGCCGGGCATTTGCCCGATCATCCTGTCGTGCCGCCGGCAAGTGCTCCGTCGTGTATCGCCGTCGGCGGACTAGATGACAAGAATTCGATGAACCGCGCAAAACGCGGGATGTACCGCTCGTCTTACGGGCCGACCATCGACGGCCTTCAGAAACCCGAGGTGATCGCACCGTCGATCTGGGTCCCGGCCCCGATCCTTCCGAATACACCGACGGCGCAGCAGGCGTCGCTGCTTGAAAAACTGGACAAGAGTTCGGACGACGAACTGCACACGATCATCCGCGACAATCCGCTGATCGACGCCGAACTCGACGCAGCTCTCGACCGCGAGGTTCACAGCATCCGGCAGATCATCACGCTCAAACTCCGCCGCGAGAACGTGATCACGAAACACTACAAGTACGTCGACGGCACGTCATTTTCGGCCCCGATCGTCTCGTCGATCGTGGCACAGATGATCGAGGCCAATCCCACGCTGACCCCGCAAAAGATCAAAAAAATACTGATATCGTCAGCCGAAAGGCTCCCGCATTACGAGGTCGATCGTCAGGGCTGGGGCGTCGTCGATCCGCGCCGTGCGGTCGACCTGGCCCTTCGCTCGACGTGA
- a CDS encoding ATP-dependent helicase codes for MARYVIKRDQSSLPERLTRYKSELNEEQFAVVTAQPKATLVVAGAGTGKTRAITYRVAYLIEQGVSPQRILLATFTNRASREMLRRVESLTGSQNVHRVWGGTFHRIANLILRRHATSLGYDQNYSILDSEDARDFVNVCIDEAAIDTKAKRFPKAEVVQDIISYANNTDLPLENVIAGKYPYFEMLAPQIKRVDAIYQSRKVERNVMDYDDLLLKLKQLLVEKKEIAELYAEQFQHILVDEYQDTNRLQAEVIDLLAVKHRNVMVVGDDAQSIFAWRGAEFTNIYEFPKRYPEAQLFKLETNYRSTPEILGLANVSIANNRRQFPKMLKAVKRSRDIRPALVPCSDVEQQSAFIASRILELRDEGTSLEDIAVMYRSHYHSIELQLELSRRNIPYRVQSGVRFFEQAHIKDVISYLRVIVNPRDELAWKRILKLLPGVGNVTANRVFEAIALSDAVKLRAGDAETYGLVRGSVSGITGAVAAIKQAVQVSKGARKGLEDLIVLLETLVSDEFRDRPARQITHIFENGYEQFLLENFENAEARSEDIRGLAQFAQRYETTEGLLSELALLATERFKEPQPLVGEEVIEGGEDDELLTLTSVHQAKGLEWKAVFIIWAAEGKFPSPRSLREIDAEEEERRLWYVALTRAKDELYITYPLLMTDYNRQTVLQKPSRFVSECPPALFEIWDLEDESPTVDGPQLAAAATPSEYLN; via the coding sequence ATGGCCCGATATGTGATAAAACGCGACCAGAGTTCGCTGCCCGAGCGGCTGACACGATACAAGAGCGAGCTTAATGAAGAACAGTTCGCGGTGGTCACCGCGCAGCCCAAAGCGACCCTGGTGGTGGCTGGTGCGGGAACCGGCAAGACGCGGGCGATAACGTATCGCGTCGCTTACCTGATAGAACAGGGTGTATCACCGCAGCGGATCTTGCTGGCAACATTCACCAACCGTGCGTCGCGCGAGATGCTCCGCCGGGTAGAGTCGCTAACGGGTTCGCAAAATGTTCATCGGGTTTGGGGCGGAACTTTCCACCGCATAGCAAACCTGATACTCCGCCGCCACGCGACATCGCTCGGGTACGACCAGAATTATTCCATTCTCGACAGCGAGGACGCGCGCGATTTCGTGAACGTCTGCATCGACGAGGCGGCCATCGACACCAAAGCGAAACGCTTTCCGAAGGCCGAGGTCGTACAAGACATCATCAGCTACGCCAACAATACTGATCTTCCGCTCGAGAACGTGATCGCCGGTAAATATCCGTATTTCGAAATGCTTGCTCCGCAGATCAAGCGCGTCGATGCGATATATCAATCGCGGAAGGTCGAGCGCAACGTGATGGACTATGACGACCTGCTGCTAAAGCTGAAACAACTGCTTGTCGAAAAGAAAGAGATCGCCGAGCTTTACGCCGAGCAGTTTCAGCACATTCTCGTTGACGAGTATCAGGACACAAATCGACTGCAGGCCGAGGTAATCGACCTGCTTGCGGTAAAGCACCGGAATGTGATGGTCGTCGGGGATGACGCTCAATCGATATTTGCCTGGCGTGGGGCCGAGTTCACCAACATATACGAATTTCCAAAGCGATATCCCGAGGCTCAGTTGTTCAAGCTCGAGACCAATTACCGCTCAACACCGGAGATCCTCGGCTTGGCCAACGTCTCGATCGCAAATAACAGGCGTCAGTTTCCCAAGATGCTGAAAGCGGTGAAGCGCTCGCGCGATATCAGGCCGGCGCTTGTTCCCTGCTCTGACGTCGAACAGCAATCGGCTTTTATCGCCTCGCGGATACTCGAACTTCGCGACGAGGGCACGAGCCTCGAGGACATCGCCGTAATGTACCGTTCGCACTATCATTCGATCGAGCTGCAGCTTGAGCTTTCGCGGCGAAACATTCCTTACCGTGTGCAGTCGGGCGTAAGGTTCTTTGAACAGGCCCATATCAAGGACGTCATCTCATATCTTCGCGTGATAGTAAATCCCCGCGACGAGCTTGCGTGGAAGCGGATCCTGAAACTCTTGCCCGGCGTTGGGAATGTAACGGCGAACCGGGTCTTCGAGGCTATCGCGCTGTCCGACGCGGTGAAGCTCCGAGCCGGAGACGCCGAAACGTACGGCCTTGTTCGCGGATCGGTCTCGGGCATTACCGGTGCCGTCGCGGCGATCAAACAAGCCGTCCAGGTCTCGAAAGGTGCCCGAAAGGGGCTTGAGGATCTGATCGTGCTTCTCGAGACGCTGGTCTCCGATGAGTTTCGCGACCGGCCGGCGCGGCAGATAACCCACATCTTCGAGAACGGATACGAGCAGTTTCTGCTTGAGAACTTCGAGAATGCCGAAGCCCGCAGCGAGGACATCCGCGGCCTGGCACAGTTCGCACAGAGGTACGAAACGACCGAAGGCTTGCTTTCGGAGCTTGCCCTGCTCGCGACCGAACGATTCAAAGAGCCGCAGCCGTTAGTTGGCGAAGAGGTGATCGAAGGCGGCGAGGACGACGAGCTGCTGACGCTCACGTCGGTCCACCAGGCGAAGGGCCTGGAATGGAAAGCGGTCTTCATCATCTGGGCCGCCGAAGGCAAATTCCCAAGCCCACGATCGCTCCGCGAGATCGACGCCGAGGAGGAAGAACGCCGCCTTTGGTATGTCGCCCTGACGCGTGCCAAGGACGAGCTTTACATCACTTATCCGCTCTTGATGACCGATTACAACCGGCAGACCGTGCTGCAGAAACCTTCGCGTTTCGTCAGCGAATGTCCTCCCGCACTTTTTGAGATCTGGGACCTCGAGGACGAGTCTCCGACGGTCGATGGCCCACAGCTGGCCGCGGCCGCGACACCAAGCGAATACCTCAACTGA